From Xenopus laevis strain J_2021 chromosome 7L, Xenopus_laevis_v10.1, whole genome shotgun sequence, one genomic window encodes:
- the cela2al.L gene encoding elastase 2A L homeolog precursor (The RefSeq protein has 1 substitution compared to this genomic sequence), with protein sequence MTPLLVLVLCVAAVHGCGVATYPPAVSRVVNGDEAVPHSWPWQVSLQYIYNGLWYHTCGGSLVAPNWVLTAAHCISSAYTYRVQLGKHNLGQNESGQKTINVIKLINHSKWNPSKLSNGFDISLIKLEQEVTYSDTIKPACLPPAGFVLPHQFSCYVTGWGNIQTNGPAPDKLQQGLLLVVDYPTCSQRDWWWKSVNTNMICAGGDGIISSCYGDSGGPLNCKNDDGAWEVHGVVSFGSSAGCNYYKKPSVFSRVSAYNSWISETLINN encoded by the exons ATGACTCCGCTGCTGGTCTTAGTGCTGTGCGTGGCTGCAG TTCATGGCTGTGGTGTTGCCACCTACCCACCTGCTGTATCCAGAGTGGTCAATGGGGATGAGGCTGTTCCACACAGTTGGCCCTGGCAG GTGTCTCTTCAGTATATCTATAATGGATTGTGGTATCACACATGCGGGGGAAGCCTCGTTGCACCCAACTGGGTTCTAACGGCTGCTCACTGTATCAG CTCAGCCTATACTTACAGAGTGCAACTTGGGAAACACAATCTTGGACAGAATGAATCCGGCCAGAAAACAATCAACGTCATTAAACTAATTAACCATTCGAAATGGAACCCAAGCAAACTGTCCAATGG GTTTGATATCTCACTCATCAAGCTGGAGCAAGAGGTGACTTACAGTGACACCATCAAGCCTGCCTGTTTGCCTCCCGCTGGGTTCGTCCTTCCACACCAATTCGGCTGCTATGTAACAGGCTGGGGGAATATCCAGA CCAATGGCCCAGCACCAGATAAACTGCAGCAGGGGCTCTTACTGGTGGTCGATTACCCAACTTGTTCCCAGCGGGACTGGTGGTGGAAAAGCGTAAATACCAACATGATCTGCGCTGGTGGGGACGGCATCATCTCAAGCTGCTAC GGGGACTCTGGGGGACCACTCAACTGCAAGAATGATGATGGTGCTTGGGAGGTCCATGGTGTGGTCAGTTTTGGCTCATCCGCTGGGTGCAATTACTACAAGAAGCCCTCGGTCTTCTCTCGTGTCTCTGCTTATAACAGCTGGATAAGTGAG